The following are from one region of the Shinella sp. PSBB067 genome:
- a CDS encoding U32 family peptidase encodes MTTTANPALSLGPVYFLWDGPKWRDFYFRIADEAPVEHVTLGETVCSKRQHFSEPHVAEVIERLEAAGKRVTLSTLAMVTLERESRHVRDLIRDSAHPVEANDLSALGLLKGRPHSIGPLVNVYNAATARMLAARGAQNICLPPELPAASIREMLAAMPGFSFELFAFGRMPLAISARCAHARSKGLTKDNCQFICGEEPDGLPLRTLDRQSFLVLNGVQTMSSSCAVLVDDLAPLAEAGLSRVRLSPQDCDMVAVANLYRAVLDGRMDGAEAIAELASVYPGVPFSNGFLHQQEGAAWVSRGRNAAMGHA; translated from the coding sequence ATGACGACGACAGCAAATCCCGCCCTCAGCCTCGGGCCGGTCTATTTCCTCTGGGACGGGCCGAAATGGCGCGACTTCTATTTCCGCATCGCCGACGAGGCGCCGGTGGAGCATGTCACGCTCGGCGAGACGGTCTGCTCCAAGCGCCAGCATTTCAGCGAGCCGCACGTCGCCGAGGTGATCGAACGGCTGGAGGCGGCCGGAAAGAGGGTGACGCTCTCGACGCTCGCCATGGTGACGCTGGAGCGGGAAAGCCGGCACGTCCGCGATCTCATCCGCGACAGCGCCCATCCCGTCGAGGCCAACGACCTTTCCGCCCTCGGCCTCCTCAAGGGCAGGCCGCATTCCATCGGCCCGCTGGTCAATGTCTACAATGCCGCCACGGCGCGCATGCTTGCCGCGCGCGGGGCGCAGAACATCTGTCTGCCGCCGGAACTGCCGGCCGCCTCGATCCGCGAGATGCTGGCCGCCATGCCCGGCTTTTCCTTCGAGCTCTTCGCCTTCGGCCGCATGCCGCTCGCCATCTCCGCCCGCTGCGCCCATGCGCGCTCCAAGGGGCTGACGAAGGACAATTGCCAGTTCATCTGCGGCGAGGAGCCGGACGGCCTGCCGTTGCGCACGCTCGACAGGCAATCCTTCCTCGTGCTGAACGGCGTGCAGACCATGTCGAGCAGTTGCGCCGTGCTGGTCGACGACCTCGCGCCGCTGGCCGAGGCGGGCCTTTCCCGCGTCCGCCTGTCGCCGCAGGACTGCGACATGGTGGCCGTGGCCAACCTCTATCGCGCTGTGCTCGACGGCCGGATGGATGGTGCGGAGGCGATCGCGGAACTGGCATCCGTCTATCCGGGCGTGCCCTTCTCCAACGGCTTCCTGCATCAGCAGGAAGGAGCGGCCTGGGTGTCGCGCGGGCGGAACGCGGCGATGGGGCACGCCTGA
- a CDS encoding hemerythrin domain-containing protein, whose product MTEPSLAAADIGRLEALHKDLLDLCLRLEEAAGEPGIVSELRDLAEAIPPLLRAVHDLEERLLFPDFDRNAGSCFAALTIERLKAEHRYDRLAAEELSLTLKAVAEERCALSPDTVARMIGGFQESLRRHVFSEQVLLEALLSAKADVREVFA is encoded by the coding sequence ATGACCGAACCGTCCCTCGCCGCTGCCGACATCGGCAGGCTGGAAGCGCTTCATAAAGACCTGCTCGATCTCTGCCTGCGCCTCGAGGAGGCGGCGGGAGAGCCGGGGATCGTCAGCGAACTGCGGGACCTCGCCGAGGCGATCCCGCCCCTCCTCAGGGCGGTCCACGACCTGGAGGAGCGCCTGCTCTTTCCCGATTTCGACCGCAATGCCGGCTCCTGCTTCGCGGCCCTGACGATCGAGCGGCTGAAGGCGGAGCACCGCTATGACAGGCTGGCCGCGGAGGAACTGTCGCTGACGCTGAAGGCGGTCGCGGAGGAGCGTTGCGCGCTCTCCCCGGATACCGTTGCCCGCATGATCGGCGGCTTCCAGGAAAGCCTGCGCCGCCATGTCTTTTCCGAGCAGGTGCTGCTGGAGGCGCTGCTTTCCGCCAAGGCGGACGTGCGCGAGGTCTTCGCCTGA
- the nrdH gene encoding glutaredoxin-like protein NrdH, producing MSITVYSKPACVQCTATTRALDRQGIDYRVVDVSEDADAFALVQGLGYRQVPVVIAGERHWAGFRPDMISALA from the coding sequence ATGTCCATCACCGTCTATTCCAAGCCCGCCTGCGTCCAGTGCACCGCGACCACCCGCGCGCTCGACCGCCAGGGTATCGATTACCGAGTCGTCGACGTGTCCGAGGATGCCGATGCCTTCGCGCTCGTGCAGGGCCTCGGCTATCGCCAGGTTCCGGTCGTCATCGCCGGCGAGCGCCATTGGGCCGGCTTCCGGCCGGACATGATCAGCGCGCTCGCCTGA
- the nrdI gene encoding class Ib ribonucleoside-diphosphate reductase assembly flavoprotein NrdI encodes MAGLVYFSSRSENTRRFVEKLGVKALRLPVDAAEESPEVEDPFVLVSPTYGGGGQKGAVPKPVIRFLNNPRNRSLIRGVIAAGNTNFGTGYAVAGNIISAKCAVPFLYRFELLGTKEDVDNVRQGLERFWTR; translated from the coding sequence ATGGCCGGGCTCGTCTACTTCTCCAGCCGTTCGGAAAACACCCGCCGCTTCGTCGAAAAGCTCGGGGTCAAGGCCCTGCGCCTGCCGGTCGATGCGGCGGAGGAGTCGCCGGAGGTCGAGGACCCCTTCGTGCTGGTCTCGCCGACCTATGGCGGGGGCGGCCAGAAGGGGGCGGTGCCGAAGCCCGTCATCCGCTTCCTCAACAATCCGCGCAACAGAAGCCTGATCCGCGGCGTCATCGCGGCCGGCAACACCAATTTCGGCACCGGATATGCCGTCGCGGGCAACATCATTTCCGCGAAGTGCGCGGTGCCGTTCCTCTACCGTTTCGAGCTGCTCGGCACGAAGGAGGACGTCGACAACGTCAGACAGGGACTGGAACGATTTTGGACACGATGA
- the nrdE gene encoding class 1b ribonucleoside-diphosphate reductase subunit alpha: protein MNTPTPRDASEKTPHAFPHPVADKPAKAPEITALDYHALNAMLNLYDDEGKIQLDKDRQAAKQYFLQHVNQNTVFFHNLREKLDYLVTEGYYEQEVLDQYSFNFVRDLFDHAYDRKFRFPTFLGAFKYYTSYTLKTFDGKRYLERYEDRVCMVALALARGSEQLARELVDEIISGRFQPATPTFLNAGKKQRGELVSCFLLRVEDNMESIGRSINSALQLSKRGGGVALSLTNLREMGAPIKQIENQSSGVIPVMKLLEDSFSYANQLGARQGAGAVYLHAHHPDIMRFLDTKRENADEKIRIKTLSLGVVIPDITFELARNNEDMYLFSPHDVERVYGVPFTEISVSEKYREMVEDGRIRKKKIKARDFFQVIAEIQFESGYPYIMFEDTVNRENPIAGRISMSNLCSEILQVSEASEFNDDLSYAKMGKDISCNLGSLNIAAAMDSPDFGQTIETSIRALTAVSEMSHISSVPSIEKGNDDSHAIGLGQMNLHGYLARERIFYGSQEGVDFTNIYFYTVTYHAVRASNRLAVEKAKSFKGFENSKYASGEYFDKYTEREWLPATERVKALFEAAGIDIPTQEDWRALKAAVMEGGLYNQNLQAVPPTGSISYIKHSTSSIHPIVSKIEIRKEGKIGRVYYPAAFMTNDNLDYYQDAYEIGPEKIIDTYAAATQHVDQGLSLTLFFRDTATTRDINRAQIYAWKKGIKTIYYIRLRQMALSGTEVQGCVSCAL from the coding sequence ATGAACACCCCGACGCCCCGGGACGCGAGCGAAAAAACGCCTCACGCGTTTCCTCACCCCGTGGCAGACAAGCCGGCGAAGGCCCCGGAAATCACGGCGCTGGATTACCACGCGCTGAACGCGATGCTGAACCTCTACGACGACGAGGGGAAGATCCAGCTCGACAAGGACCGGCAGGCCGCCAAGCAATATTTCCTCCAGCACGTCAACCAGAACACGGTCTTCTTCCATAACCTCAGGGAGAAGCTCGATTACCTGGTGACCGAGGGTTATTACGAGCAGGAGGTGCTGGACCAGTATTCCTTCAATTTCGTGCGCGATCTCTTCGATCACGCCTATGACAGGAAATTCCGCTTTCCCACCTTCCTCGGCGCGTTCAAGTACTACACGTCCTATACGCTGAAGACCTTCGACGGAAAGCGCTACCTGGAGCGCTACGAGGACCGGGTCTGCATGGTGGCGCTGGCGCTGGCGCGCGGCAGCGAGCAGCTTGCCCGCGAGCTCGTCGACGAGATCATCTCCGGCCGTTTCCAGCCGGCGACGCCCACTTTCCTCAACGCCGGCAAGAAGCAGCGCGGCGAGCTCGTCTCCTGCTTCCTGCTGCGCGTCGAGGACAACATGGAGAGCATCGGCCGCTCGATCAATTCGGCCCTCCAGCTTTCCAAGCGCGGCGGCGGCGTCGCGCTGTCGCTCACCAACCTTCGCGAGATGGGTGCCCCGATCAAGCAGATCGAGAACCAGTCGTCCGGCGTCATCCCCGTGATGAAGCTGCTGGAGGACAGTTTCTCCTACGCCAACCAGCTCGGCGCGCGGCAGGGGGCGGGCGCGGTCTACCTCCACGCCCATCATCCCGACATCATGCGCTTCCTCGACACCAAGCGCGAGAATGCCGACGAGAAGATCCGCATCAAGACGCTCTCCCTCGGCGTCGTCATCCCCGACATCACCTTCGAGCTCGCCAGGAACAACGAGGACATGTACCTGTTCTCGCCGCATGACGTGGAGCGCGTCTACGGCGTGCCCTTCACCGAGATCTCGGTGAGCGAGAAGTACCGCGAGATGGTCGAGGACGGGCGCATCCGCAAGAAGAAGATCAAGGCGCGCGACTTCTTCCAGGTCATCGCCGAGATCCAGTTCGAGAGCGGCTATCCCTACATCATGTTCGAGGACACGGTGAACCGGGAAAACCCCATCGCCGGCCGCATCTCCATGAGCAATCTCTGCTCGGAGATCCTCCAGGTGAGCGAGGCGAGCGAGTTCAACGACGACCTCTCCTATGCGAAGATGGGCAAGGACATCTCCTGCAATCTCGGTTCGCTCAACATCGCCGCCGCGATGGACAGCCCCGATTTCGGCCAGACCATCGAGACCTCGATCCGCGCGCTGACGGCGGTCTCGGAGATGAGCCACATCTCCTCGGTCCCCTCGATCGAGAAGGGCAACGACGACAGCCACGCCATCGGCCTCGGCCAGATGAACCTGCACGGCTATCTCGCCCGCGAGCGCATCTTCTATGGTTCGCAAGAGGGTGTCGATTTCACCAATATCTACTTCTACACGGTGACCTACCACGCCGTCCGCGCTTCCAACCGGCTGGCGGTGGAGAAGGCAAAGAGCTTCAAGGGCTTCGAGAACTCGAAATACGCCTCCGGCGAGTATTTCGACAAATACACCGAGCGGGAATGGCTGCCGGCGACGGAGAGGGTCAAGGCCCTTTTCGAGGCGGCGGGCATCGACATCCCGACCCAGGAAGACTGGCGCGCGCTGAAGGCCGCCGTCATGGAAGGCGGGCTCTACAACCAGAACCTCCAGGCCGTTCCGCCGACCGGCTCGATCTCCTACATCAAACACTCGACCTCCTCGATCCACCCGATCGTCTCGAAGATCGAGATCCGGAAAGAGGGCAAGATCGGCCGCGTCTACTATCCGGCCGCCTTCATGACCAACGACAATCTCGACTATTACCAGGATGCCTACGAGATCGGCCCGGAGAAGATCATCGACACCTATGCGGCGGCCACGCAGCACGTCGACCAGGGCCTGTCGCTGACGCTGTTCTTCCGCGACACCGCGACGACCCGCGACATCAACCGGGCGCAGATCTACGCCTGGAAGAAGGGCATCAAGACCATCTACTACATCCGCCTTCGCCAGATGGCGCTGTCCGGCACGGAAGTGCAGGGCTGCGTCTCCTGCGCCCTCTGA
- the nrdF gene encoding class 1b ribonucleoside-diphosphate reductase subunit beta, with translation MNIQVKTKAPKAASAIRAINWNRIDDDKDLEVWNRLTGNFWLPEKVPLSNDIPSWATLKPEEQKLTIRVFTGLTLLDTIQNGVGAVKLMADAATPHEEAVLSNISFMEAVHARSYSSIFSTLCLTPDVDDAYRWSEENEFLQRKSALIMEQYASGDPQKKKIASVFLESFLFYSGFYLPMYWSSRAKLTNTADLIRLIIRDEAVHGYYIGYKFQRAIERLGAQKQQEIKDFAFDFLLELYDNEARYTEELYDGVGLTEDVKKFLHYNANKALMNLGYEALFPPEACKVNPAILSALSPNADENHDFFSGSGSSYVIGKAVATEDEDWDF, from the coding sequence ATGAACATCCAAGTGAAGACCAAGGCCCCGAAGGCCGCCAGCGCCATCCGCGCCATCAACTGGAACCGCATCGATGACGACAAGGACCTGGAGGTCTGGAACCGCCTGACCGGCAATTTCTGGCTGCCGGAAAAGGTGCCGCTCTCCAACGACATCCCCTCCTGGGCGACCCTGAAACCGGAAGAGCAGAAGCTCACCATCCGTGTCTTTACCGGCCTCACCCTGCTCGACACGATCCAGAACGGCGTCGGCGCGGTGAAGCTGATGGCGGACGCGGCAACGCCGCACGAGGAGGCGGTGCTTTCCAACATCTCCTTCATGGAGGCGGTGCATGCGCGCTCCTATTCCTCGATCTTCTCGACTCTGTGCCTGACGCCCGACGTCGATGACGCCTATCGCTGGTCGGAGGAGAACGAGTTCCTGCAAAGGAAGTCGGCGCTGATCATGGAGCAATACGCCTCCGGCGATCCCCAGAAGAAGAAGATCGCCTCCGTCTTCCTCGAAAGCTTCCTGTTCTATTCCGGCTTCTACCTGCCGATGTACTGGTCGAGCCGTGCCAAGCTCACCAACACCGCCGACCTGATCCGCCTCATCATCCGCGACGAGGCCGTGCACGGCTACTATATCGGCTACAAGTTCCAGCGCGCAATCGAGCGCCTGGGCGCGCAGAAGCAGCAGGAGATCAAGGACTTCGCCTTCGATTTCCTGCTCGAGCTCTACGACAACGAGGCCAGGTACACCGAGGAACTCTACGACGGCGTCGGCCTCACCGAGGACGTCAAGAAGTTCCTGCACTACAACGCCAACAAGGCGCTGATGAACCTCGGCTACGAGGCGCTCTTCCCGCCGGAAGCCTGCAAGGTCAACCCGGCCATCCTCTCCGCCCTCTCGCCGAATGCCGACGAGAACCACGACTTCTTCTCCGGCTCCGGCTCGTCCTACGTCATCGGCAAGGCGGTCGCGACGGAGGACGAGGACTGGGATTTCTGA
- a CDS encoding histidine phosphatase family protein: MNDDMQEGGTGRNGRASRLTLLCRGATASNRLSRLSSDEPLLPKEALRARLLAGRLPASDAVFSAPEIAARETAAFLSAAPAPCDALRDVDYGRWNGRRIDEIAADEPSGLREWMTDPASAPHGGESFEAVRARCTAWLDGQHGAGGHRLAVTHAVVLKIVLAHVLQAPLTAVWRADVEPLGLMTLTSDGRRWALRFFGAHPDPASG; this comes from the coding sequence GTGAACGATGACATGCAGGAAGGCGGGACCGGGCGCAACGGACGGGCAAGCCGGCTGACGCTGCTGTGCCGCGGCGCCACAGCATCCAACCGCCTGTCCCGCCTTTCCTCCGACGAACCGCTCCTGCCGAAGGAGGCGCTGCGGGCGAGGCTGCTTGCCGGGCGGCTGCCGGCAAGCGACGCGGTGTTCAGCGCGCCGGAGATCGCCGCGCGCGAGACGGCGGCATTCCTTTCCGCCGCGCCGGCCCCCTGCGATGCCCTGCGCGATGTCGACTACGGGCGGTGGAACGGCCGCCGCATCGACGAGATCGCGGCGGACGAGCCGTCCGGCCTCCGGGAATGGATGACGGACCCTGCTTCTGCGCCGCATGGCGGGGAGAGCTTCGAGGCGGTGCGCGCGCGATGCACCGCATGGCTCGACGGCCAGCACGGAGCGGGCGGGCACCGGCTCGCCGTCACCCACGCCGTCGTGCTGAAGATCGTCCTTGCCCATGTCCTGCAGGCGCCGCTCACCGCCGTCTGGCGCGCCGACGTCGAGCCGCTCGGCCTGATGACCCTCACAAGCGACGGCCGACGGTGGGCGCTGCGGTTCTTCGGTGCCCACCCCGATCCGGCGTCCGGCTGA